A region of the Roseiflexus sp. RS-1 genome:
GCGTTCGCAGCGGAAGATGCGCTGTCGCGTCCTCATATGCATACGTCACGGGCACATACGTCTCGTTTGTGCAGTTCTCCGCGCTCCCGGCGTCTCAGCGGTGCGCTTGTGCAGGGCATGTCACCGCCGAGGCGCAGTGTTCGCAGAGGAAGATACGCTATGCTGCGAATGGCGCAGCGATGCTACGCCCCTACGGGCATCTGAGGGTAGCATATCATGCTTCAGTCTCAAGCGTGTTAGTGAACTGTTGGAGCAACATATGAATGAGCAGCGATCATGCGCCGCTGTGGATCACGCCGTCGCACCCGTCGGAAGCGCCGTTTGTCGTTGCGTATCGCCTGCGTCTTTGTGTTGACGCGGCAACGGCGGTGGGGTGGGCGGGTCCTCGGCGAGGAGTGAGGAGCGAGGAGCGAGGAGTGACGAGTGACGAGTGACGGGTGACGAGTGACGAGTGACGAGTGACGAGTGACGAGTGACGAGTGAGAAGTGAGAGACCCTCGTCGTTATCGAGAGCATTCCCCTCGCATCGAATCCGTGCAGCATGGGAAGACGATAAGGGTGGACAAGGCAGCGACCAGCGCCGACTCGCCGCTGCCACCGCCGATCAATCCGAGAATGCGATCCGGCGCTGTTCGATTGCTCCCGGTCCGGAGTACTACCGCGACAGCAGACAGGCGAACATCCGCACCTTTGTGGCTGCTGGCGGCAGGTTCCCGCTCACAGATGCGACTCGAAGAACCTGTGATACTCGTTCTGGTGGTACAGGCCATCCCACTCCGTTGATGCCCACACCCCTGCCACCGTCAGTATCCCGTCGGACAACGCCAGGTTCCGCTCCGCCGCCGTGCGCACGTTCCGTACCACCACTTGACGCACTTTCTCCCGCATGGCCGCTTTTCCGATCTCCTCTTTGCATACCCATCCGATAGCCGTCACCAACCGATCGAAGCACTGAGAGGGCAGTCGCTCCAGGGCAGCCATATCGCTCTCGAATCCATCCCATTCGACGGACACCTCGATGTCGCCGCCGCAAGCCTGCTTAAGGTCGGCCTGGACTTGGGGCAGCAGGGTGTCGGTGTGCTGTTGGATGAGTCGTCGTTCTTGCAGGGCCATCGCCGATCCTCCTCATTCTCATTCAATAAAGTGCAGTCGCGGGTGAAGCCTGGGTGGGCGGGAGTTGTGGGTCATCATGAACCCGCCAGAGCCGGATATGGGTGTCGAAGATGATCATTGCGTGGCTTCCCAATCGGACGCTGCGATGGGTTCGGTTGGGGCGCGATAGGTGATTGGGGTGCCACGCAACGGATAGCGGCGGGTGATTGCCGTCAGTAGCGGGCGAACCAACATGATCACCTCCACGGACTCGCCGGCTTGCAGCGGCAGATGGCGAATGGCCAGTGAACCATCCGGCGGTGCTGTGGTCTCGACACGATAGGCGTTCATTGCTCATCTCCTGCAGCTCGCCTGCTGGCATTATACGACAAGATGGGCATGATGGGGTAGCCCAACGACAGGTGTCAGGTGCGCCGCTGGCAGCTTCGATAGATGGCAACTCAGAGCGTGATCAAAAACTAACACCTCGGATAGATCCGATTCAGGAGCATTGCAATAGAACCAGGATAAAGAAAGGCTTCGCTTGATTCTGGGTTGCGGTTGTTGCGGCGAATAATTATTCGCCGCTCCCAGCGATTGCGTCCCGCCCACGCAATCGAGCGTTCCACCACCCATCGCTTCGGAATGACGGCACATACTGTTTGTCCAGGCGGTTGTTCAATGATATTCATACGCATCGCCGTGTTCTTTTGCATCCATGCATCTCACCCTTGTTTCTATCCTTCATCCACCCGAATCTCGTGCATCCGAGGAAAGGAGTGATGATGCGCGGCCAAAAGCCATGCTGCGCCTTTGGTATCCGAGATGTCTGCTGGATGCACGCGCACGCGCACCAAGAACCCATTGGCATCAACCCAGAATTGCCGTTTGCGCCCGTTGACCTTTTTTCTCCTATCGTCGCCGCGTTCTCCGCCTGCTTCGGTCGTTGTGACGGATTGGGAGTCCAGGACGCTGATAGATGGCTCCGGATCGCGATCCAGCGCGTGTCGCGCCAGTTTCCGCAGCATATCATTCATTTTGATGAACGTTCCATCACGATTCCATTTGTCAAAATAAGAGCGAACCGAACTCATCGGCGGAACATCTTTCGGAAGCATGCGCCATTGACAGCCCGTACGATTTTTGGAGAGCAGCGCGTTGACGATCGCGCGGCGATCGATGTCGGTCGGGCGGCCGCCGTTGGGCGACGGGGTGACGACCAATGGTGCGAGAGCGGCCCACGGTTCATCGGTCAGATCGGTTGCATCCTTCGTTGGATAGGATCGAAGCGCACGTCGTGGCATACGAGATTGCTCCTCATCAGAACGGCATGGTCGCCATCATGATACCACAAATCCGGTTTTCTGATCGCCCTCTCACATCCTCTGGCTCCGCTTGCCGATGTAGGCCGCCCAACGACCCGGCTCAGCGGCGGTGCGCAGGGCCGCATGCTGCAACCGGTTGTTAGCCGCGCGCCCGCCGGTAGTGCATGGCGACCGCACCGTTGCGGAGGGGCTTCGCTGAGACCAGCTCGAGTCGTCGCGTGCTGGATAGTCCGCTCTGGTACAGGGTCGGGCCGCGGCCGGCAATCCTGGGATGGACGAGGAACTTGTACTCGTCGATCAGATCCAGCTGATCGAGCTCAGTCGCAAGCTTGCTGCTACCGAGAAGCACGCTAGCCGGGGTTGCGTCCTTGAGCTTCTGTATGCTCGTGCGCAAGTCACCGGCGATGTGATGGCTGTTGGTCCACGGGAAGTTCGTTCGCGTCGACGACACCACGTACTTCGGCTTGGCCTCCAGCTTGACCGCCCAATCGCGCATCGCTGGCGGCGCCTCCACGTTGCCGCGGGCGACCAATGGCCAGTAGCTCTCCATCATCTCGTAGGTAACGCGGCCCCACAGCATCGCTCCTGCCTCGTCCATGAGGCGGGTGAAGAAAGCGTGTGTCTCGTCGTCGACGATTCCCTCCCGGTGGTCGACGCAACCGTCCAGGGTTACATTGAGGCTGAAGGTTAGAAGTCCCACGCATTTTACTCCGAGTTTGACGTTCCGCTGGATTGTCGCTTGTTGACGAATACCTCGCAGCGGCTAACGGTTTGCGTTAGCCGCTGGTGGGCGGGCGTGGATTCGGCTTAGAGCCTATCCGAAGAACTGATGCACCTCTTCGCTTGTGGCTTGATCGCCTTGCGTTCCGCCGGGTTATTCGGATAGGCTCGAAACCTACGCCGCGTTGCGGAAATAGTCGCCGCTCATCAATTCGAAGATCAACTGATCGAGCGTGATCTCGGCTTCGTGGTAGGTCCGCGCGAAACCAACGAGTTCTCCATCCAGGTACATCGCGTAGTCGTGTGTTTCGCGGTCGTAGACGATTTCTTTCTGGTACATGCTCGTCCCCCTTTTGTACGCCGTTTGTGTTCCACGTATAGTATAGCACAGGTGTTCTAAATGTCAAGCATGACTTGCGGTGTGTGCTTCCCTGGAGTATGATGTCGCGTCGCTGCGGCTTTTGCTGGTATAGGAACCGGTCTGTGCGCTGGCTTCATATGCAACACGCTCGCGACGCTGCTCCGGTTGCGCCCGGCAGCGTCGTTCCGCTGGCGCTGGTGATCCTGTCGCTGGTGTTGGGGGCGCGCCTGGCGCGACTGGATCAGCATCTGACGGTTGATGATCCGGATGCGCGGCGCGTGCTGGTGGGTTTTTACGATGTCGAGCGCAACCCGACCGATCTGTTTCGCTGGTCGCGCCCGGAGGCGGCGTTGTTCCTGTTCGGCTTCGACGGACGCCCGGCACAGGTGATGCTGCGCTTCGCCGCGCCGCGGGGCGATGCCGATCCGCCGGTGCTGTCGGTAAGCATGCGCGGGCGCGCTGTCGGAACCTTCTCCGTCGCGCCCGGCTGGCGACGCTACTACCTGCTCACTCCAACCGATCCGGCAGGCGATACGCCGCTGTTGCTGCGAACCGCTGCCTACCGTCCGCCCGGCGATGGGCGCGATCTTGGGGTGGTTCTCGCGGAGTTCGCTGCGCTGCCATCGAACGACGCGGTATGGTTTCCGCCGCCGGTGCGCGCGATCTTTCTTGCGTCGTTTCCTGTGCTTGGCTGGCTTGCACTGCTCTGGCGCGCGCCACGCCAGGCGCTGGAACGCCAGCTGTTGCGCTGGAGCGTCGTTGTATTCCTGGCGCTGCTGGCGGGCGCCGCCGCCGCGTTTCCGCGTGTATCAGGGTACTGGCTTCCAACCATTGGATGGCCCTGGTGGCCCCTGCTGCCGCTGATGCTGGTCGTTGCCTGGCAACCGATGCGTCCGCTGGTGATACACAGCGTTGCCCGGCTGCGTTCTCTGGGGGTACCGGCGCTGTGGGGCGGCGCTGGTCTTACGCTGGCGCTGGTCGTGGCGCTGCGCCTTGGACTGCCGCCGGTGATCGGAATGAGCGGGGTGGCGGCTGCTGTGACGCTGGCGGTTGTGGCGTCTGGCGCGTATGCTGCAACAGCGGCTTCAGGCGAGCGGTTCGCATACCGCACTGAGGCGCTGGCGCTGGTCGCAATCACAGTTGTGGCGCTGGTGTTGCGTCTCTACCGCCTCGACGATCTCCCCGCTGGCATGTGGCGCGATGAGGCGCGTCATGGGATGCAGGCGCTGCGGATCTGGAACGACCCGACCTATCGTCCGGTCTATGTGGTGGCTGGCGCCGATCTGCCAGCGCTGCTCTTCTACCTGATGGCGCCGGTGCTGGCGATCACGGGACCGGGTGCAGGCTCAGCGCGGTTGGTCAGCGCCCTGGCGGGGGCGTTCATGCCGCTGGCGCTCTGGTGGGCGGCGCGACCGATCCTGGGGGCGCGAGCGGCGGTGTATGGTGCGGCATTTCTTGCCTGGGCTTCGTGGGGCTTGAGCATGAGTCGCTGGGCGTTTCCTGCGACCCTCGATCATCTGCTGGAACTTGCAGCGATTGGGACAATGTGGCGGGCGCTGGGGCAACCCACACGCTGGCGCATGATGGCTGGCATGGCGCTGGCAGGCGCGCTGGCAGCGCTGGCGGCATACGCCTACCATACCGGTCGTCTCGCTCCACTCGTGTTTGCGCTCCTCACCGCGCTACACCTTGGTCGTGACACGCGAGCCTGGCGACGGGCGCTCCCCGGACTGGCGGCGGCGGCTGTTGCGGGCATGATTGTGCTCCTGCCGCTCCTGTGGTTCATCGCCGGTGATTTCGAGGGGTACAACCGCCGCACGGGAGCGGTTGCCATCGCTAACAGTCAGAGCCTGGAGAAGCGCACGATAGCGCTGGTGCTGGATAATGTCGCTCGCTACCTGGGGATGTGGCACATCGCCGGTGATCCAAATGGGCGACACCACGCGCCCGGCGCGCCGATGCTCGATCCGCTGGCGGGCGCGTGCTTCGCTGTCGGGGTTGGGCTGGCAGTCGCACGATGGCGAACGCGCGCATGCATTCCGCTGGTGTGGCTGGCGCTGGCGCTCATTCCGGGCATTTTCAGCACGAATGCGCCACATGCCATGCGTTCGCTCGGCGCACTTGCGCCCTCGTGTATGCTGGCGGGAATGGCGCTCGACGCTCTGGTTGTGTCTGTAAGAAATGCAACCTCAGTGCGATGGCGACAGGTTGTTCCCGCAACCGTTGCAGGAACACTGGCGCTCAGCCTGGGGTTCAACGTCTGGCTCTACTTCGTTCACATGCCGCGCAATCCGGCGGTCTACCACGAGTTCGACCTCACCGAGACGGCAGTCGGGCGGTTGGTGCGCGCAGCGGCGCTGGCAGACGATCCGCGTCTGCGTGCAGTGCACGTGTTCCTGGATCGACGGTTGACAGCCCAGGACACGGTGCGCTTTTTGACCTTCGATGTGACGGTTGGCGCATTCGACGGGGTGCGGTTGTCGGGAACGGTGGATGGCGATGCGTTGCTGATCCTGCCGCCGGATGCGTCTGACGATGAACGCGCAGCAGCGCTGGCAACGCTCGGTCCTGCGGCGCGCGAACTGGAAGCGCCGCTCCTGCCGAACGGTGAAGCGCCGCTGTTCCTGGCGTATGGCGTCGGCGACGGGGCATCGCGGTTGCTGGCGGAAACATTTCCGGCACGCCGGTAAGGATGCAGGGAAGCGCTCGATAGAAGAAGGGAGAGACAGTCACGCACCGTCTCTCCCTTCTCGTGTCTACCTGCGCGCGGCGGCTTCCATCAACGCCTGAATGCGCCCGACCATATCGGCGGGGTTGGGGTGCAACCCTTCGAGCAACAGTGCGCTGTCGTACATCTGCTCGATCAGGTGTCGCACCAGCGTCGCATCGTTCCCCGACTCCACCAGGCGCGCCAGATCGACGATCAGCGGATGACCGCGGTTCAGTTCGACGATCTTCGGCGGAACTTTGAAATCGCGGTCCAGGATGCGCTGAACGCGCGCCATCTCGCGGTTGTACTGCTGATCCTCCGGCGACACCAGGCGCAGCGGGTTGTGGCGCAGCACGTTCGACGCGCGTACCGACACGACCCGGTCGCCGAGCGTTTCCTTGAAGGCGTTCACCAGTCTGGTGAATTGCTCATCGCTGATCGAAACCTCAGGCGCTGGCGCTTCACCCGGCAACGAGAGGTTAGGATCGTCTACATTGCGCAGTTTCAACCCCTGGTACTCGCGCAACCCGTTGAGCATGAAACTATCCATCACATCGTAGAGCAGCAGCGCCTCAATCCCGCGATCGGTCAGGGCGTCGAGATGCGGACTGCGGCGCGCGCTCTCCAGGTCGGCAGCGAGCACGTAGTAGATTTCCTTCTGCCCCTCAACCATCCGCTCCTTGTATTCGGCGAGCGACGCCAGTTGATCGCCCGATCTGGTGGTGTGGAAACGCAGTAGCGGCAACAGGTCGTCGCGCGCCAGCGGGTCGGTTGCGATCCCTTCTTTGATGAACGGGCTGAACTCATTCCAGAAAGTTGCGTACTTTTGCGCATCCTTCTCCGCCAGTTCGACCAGTTCCTTCGTCAGGCGGTTGGTCAGCGACTTCTTGATCCGCTGCAACACCGGGTCGCGGTTCGGTCCAACATCGCGCTGCACCCCTTCGCGCGACACGTTGAGCGGCAAGTCTTCACTATCGACCACACCTTCGACGAAACGGAAGTATGGCGGGAGCACATCTTTCGCGTCTTCCTGGATCAGCACCTTGCGCGAGTAGAGACGGATCTTCCCTTCCATCCGCCGTTCGATCAGACCACGCTCGCGCTTCGCGGGCACGAACAGGATGGCATGCAGATCGAGCGGCGCTTCGGACGAGAAATGCACCGCCAGGAGCGGGTCTTCATAATCGAAGGTCATCTGGCGGTAGAACTCGTTGTACTGCGACTGCTCGACGTTGCGCGGCTGTTGCCGCCAGAGGGCGGTCGATTCATTCACGCGCTCGTTGCCGATGTAGATCGGGAAGGCGACGTAATTCGAGTGGCGGCGAACGATCTGCCGCAGGCGCCACTCATCGGCGAACTCATGCGCTTCTTCTTTCAGCTTAAGGATGATCGTCGTACCGCGCTGCGCGCGTTCCGCAGCATCAATGACGAAACTCTCGCCGCCGCGCGAACGCCAGAGCGCCGCTTCAGCGTCGGGACGGTAGGAGAGCGAAATGACAGTCACCTCATCGGCAACAACGAATGCGGAGTAGAAGCCGACGCCAAACTGACCGATGATATTCGAGCGTTGCGCTTCTTCGAGATGTTCAATCAGGGCGCGTGTGCCGGAGTGCGCAATCGTTCCCAGATTTTCGATCAGTTCCTCACGGGTCATGCCGATGCCGGTGTCGCTGATCGTGATCGTCTTGGCATCCTTATCGACGCTGATCCGAATTTCGAGGTCGGCGTCTGGATCACGCACCTGCTGATTGGTCACCATCTCGAACTGAACACGGTGGAGGGCGTCGGAGGCGTTCGAGATCAATTCGCGCAGAAAGATTTCACGATCAGTGTAGAGCGAATGCGCCAGAATATTGAGCAACTGACGCACTTCGGCGCGGAACGGCACCGCCGTGGGTGCGTGGGTCGTGGCTTCAGTTTCAGCAGTCATACGGTGTGCTCCAGTGTCTTCAGAAGATCGCGCGCGCGCCGCCCCGTGCGGATCGCTCCACACCGGCAGCGCGCTCCACCAAACCGGAATGTCTTCTTGCTCCATGATAACGGGAAGGGCGGCGCGCGCGCGCTAATCTTTTGTTAGAGTTTGACGCAAAAAAGAGACGTTGCCGGGCAACGTCCCTTCAGCAATGAAACCGGAAAAAACCCTTATTCCAGAATATCGACCCGCGCGCTCATGCCAGCCCGCAGCCCGGTGATATCGTCCAGCGCGATGCGCACCCGATAACTGCGCGACAATCCCTGCACCGTCGCGGTTGGAGCGATGAATTCGACCTTGCCGGTGTATTCGCGGTCGGGAATGCTGCTGACGGTCACCTTCGCCGATTGCCCTTCACGCACCCGGACGATATCCGTGTCGCTGATCTGGACATCGACGTAGAGGCTGCTCATATCGATGATCTGGATCGCCGGCAGCCCCTGGGTCACGCTCGGATCGCCAGGATCGATGGAGACAATCGAGATAACGCCATCGAACGGCGCGCGCAGTTCAGCGCGTTCGCGGTTGATCTGCGCCAGCGTCAGCGCCGCCTGCGCCTGTTCCACCGCTGCGCGCGCTGCGGCTTTCTGCGATTCACGCGGATCTGGCACAATACGCGCTTCCTGGGCGCGCGCCTGCGCCAGCGCTGCCCTGGCTGCCGCAAGCCGGTCCGGATCGGGCGGCAACCGGAGTTTTTCGAGAGTCAGGCGCGCCTGTTCGACCTGCGCTTCCGCTGCCCGGATGCCGGTCACTTCCGCCTGGCGCGCGCTCTCGGCGCCCTTCACCGCCAGTTCGAGCGCCTTTTCCGCCTGGCGCAATCCGGCTTCCGCCTGGACGAACTGGGCATAGTAGTTTTCGCGCTGCCCATCGCTCAGTTTGTTGGGCACGCGCTGACCGTTGGGCGCTGCCACTTCGGGAACGATCGGGTCGTTGCCGGTATCGCGTGCATACTCCCAGTTATACTTCGCCTGCGCATACCGCGCCTGCGCCTGTGTCAGCGCTGCCGCCGCCTGTTCCATCTGGATCTCAGCCTGGGTCTTGGCGAACGAGAGACGGTCGCGGGTGGCTTGCAGATTGGCTTCGGCTGCCGCGAGCGCCGCCTCTGCCATACGAATATCCTGCTCCTTCGGTCCGCGTTGCAGCGCCTCGAGCGCCGCCTGCGCCTGCGCGACGGCGGCGCGCGCTGCGTTGAGATCCACCTGGCGCGGCGCTTCGGTCAGCGCAGCTTCCTGCGCCAGTGCGTTGGCGAGCGCTGCTTTCGCCTGCTCCAGTTGCTGATCGAACGCGCGCGTGTCGAGAATAGCGAGCAGATCGCCCTTTTTGACAATATCGCCTTCCTTGACGAACACCTGTGCGACAGTTCCTTGCACCTGGAACGACAGGTTGGCATCCTGCGCGCTCTTGACTTCGCCGATGCCGGTGACGCCTAACTGGATCGGTTGACTGGTCGGTAACGGCACGAGCGTCGGCACAGGGACGGTCGGCGCGACCGCCGTCGGTGCACCAACGGTCGGTGAAGGCGCAGCAGACTGTGCGCCACACGCCGCCAGTACAAGAGCGGTCAAACCTGCTACGACGCCTGTGATCACACGATCACGTTTCACGGTACGATTCTCCTCTTATGTGGACTGGTGTCGATTGATCTTCTCTTCCTTCCCTGATGCCGCTGAAACCTGCGCAAGGAACAACCCGGCACTATTGTTCTTCGGCTCGGACCGGCGGCGAACTCACCGGTTCGTGTCCGTTCGGCTCGCCAGCAGCGGCGTGGTTTGGCGGCGCAATGACCGATCCACCATTCGGAACAGCCAGCGCGACCGCTGGAGCGCTGCCGTTGACAGGAACCATGCTTTCTGCCGCAAGCGCCGCCTGTTCTTCCGCCCATCCTTCGGGGTCGAAGCGGCGGCGGAACCAGGTCGATACCCGTTCGGTGAACGACTCCATCAGGCTGTACGCTGTCGGCACAACCAGGAGCGTCAGTAGCATCGAGGTCATCAACCCGCCGATCAGCACGGTCGCTAGCCCTTTGCGGAACTCGCCGCCCTCGCCGGTTCCGACCAGGTGAATGCCCATAGCCACCGGCAAAGCGCCCGCCACCAGCGATAGCGTGGTCATCAGGATCGGACGAAGACGGATAGCGCCAGCCAGTTCGAGCGCCGCGTGCTTGTCGAGACCGGCGCGCCGCAGGCGGTTGGTGAAGTCAACCAGCAGGATCGAGTTCTTCACCACCAGACCGAGCAGCATGATCAGACCGATCATGCCGGTGATGTCCAGATCGATGTTGATCAGGCGCAGCGCCAGGAAGGCGCCGATGAAACTGAACGGCATCGCCACCATGATCACCAGCGGTTGGGTAAATGACCCAAACTGCGACGCCAGCACCATATAGACGAAGATCACCGACAGAAGCATCGCCAGCAGGAGCGACTCGAACCCTTCCGTCTGCTGTTGCGCCAGACCGGTAAACTCAGCGAACACGGTCGGCGGAATGAGACCTTTTGCATCGAGACGCTGCTGGAGTTCAGCCTGCACCTCGCCGAGGTTGCGTCCCTGGAGGTTTGCACCAATGATCACCTGGTTGAGTTTGTTGTAGCGTCGGATCGTCTGCGGCGTTGACGCCAGTTCGATCGTGCCGAGCGACGTCAGCGGAACCGCGCCGCTGCGGGTCGGAATGGCGATGTTCTGGAGCGCCGCCGGTGTGGCGCGGTCTTCGGGGCGGAGGCGTACCACAATATCGACATCCTGCCCCGCCTGCCGCAGGACAGTGGCGCGGTCGCCATTCACCAGCGCACGCACCGACGCGGCGATCTCATCATTGGTGATGCCCAGATCGCCGATGCGCTCCGGATCGGCGACGAAGCGCAGTTCCGGCTTACCGGGGCGGTAGCTGGTGTCAATATCGACAACGCCGGGAATGGCTGCCATCTCCGCCTTAATCTGCTCGATCAGCGGCGCCAGGTTCTGTACCGGCTCGGTCGTTTGCAGGCTCAACTGCAACTGCCGCCCGGTGACGCCGGTGCTGGTCGGCACACCAATCGAAGGCAGGCCAAAGGTCAGGTTCGGCAGGAACGCCAGTTGCGGGCGCAGGCGCTCTTCTGCCGCGCGGGTGGGAACCTCGTCCTTCAGGCGCACGAAGAACTCAGCGCGCTCCGGCGCGCCGGAGAAGCCAACCGTGCTGATGACCGACTCGACATCGGGATCGGCGAGCAGAACTTCCTCCGCCTGACGCGCCAGGCGGTCAGTCTCGACAAGCGCCGTGCCGGGGGGCAACTCGAACCCGACCAGGAACTCACCTGCATCCTGTTGCGGGAAGAAACTGAACTTCAACCCGCTGGCAACCACCACACTCAGCACCAGCACGATAACGGCGGTAGCGATGACGATCAGGCGATTGCGCAGGCTGCTCAGGCTCCAGGAAAGGATGCGTTCGTAGAAGCGTCCCAGCGGACCGGGATCTTCTTCCGCTTCGTGGAGCAGACCGGCATCCGCCTGGTTCGGGTCGATACCGCGCAGATGACGCGCCGCGCGACCGACATCGCCGGTGTGTGAATGGGCTTCATCGTGCGGGTGCGGCTGCACCTTTTGACGGCGGAAGAGATTGGCGGAAAGCATCGGCGCGAACATGAACGCTTCCACCAGCGAGAGCAGAATAGCAACTGCAATTGTGATACCGAACGACTTGAAGATGATGCCGGTGGTGCCCGATGTAAACGTCACCGGCACGAACACGGCGACAACTGTCAGGGTCATCGCCACAACCGAAAGCGCCACTTCCGCCGTGCCTTTGCTGGCGGCGACGCGCGGCGTCTCACCGCGTTGCGTGTGGCGGAAGATATTCTCGCGCACCACAATCGCGTCGTCGATCACCAACCCGACGCAGAGCGCCAGCGCCAGCAGCGTGATCAGGTTGATCGACAACCCGAAAAGCGGCATCAGCGCAAAGGTGCCCATCAAAATGATCGGCAGACCCGCCATCGTCACCAGCGTGTTACGGTCGCGGATGAAGGTCAGCACCACCAGCAGACCGATAGCAATTGCCAGAACAAGCACCTTATCGACCGGGATGCCAATGGCAGGCAGGATGACGAGACCAACGAGCGCAATTGCGGCAGGAGCGGCAGCGGTGACGAGCATGTTGCGCACGCCGCTGAAGAACATCATCACCACCAGCAGTGCCGCAACCGATGCATAGATCAGTTCTTCGAGCGAACTGATAGTCGACTGGCGCACAGCTTCAGAGGCGTCGCGCGGCACAATATAGGTCAGATCGCTGCGAGCGCCGAGTGCGCGCTCAAGCGCCGCCTTCGCATTATCGGCCACGGCGACGGTATTGGCGCCGCTCTGCTTGCGAACGTCGATAATAATGGCTTCGACTCCGTTGAGACGGGTAAAACTCTTCTTCTCCGCCACGCCGTCTTCGATGGTGGCCACATCACCGATGCGGTATGGCGTGCCGGTGATCTGAATCCTGGCAATATCGTCTGGCGTTTGCAACAGCGAAGGCGCACGCAGATTGATCTCCTGCGCCCCGGCATTGATCGTGCCAAGCCCGAGATTGACATTCGCCTGCTGCAACGAGCGCGTGATCTGAACCGGAAGAATGCCGTAGGCGCGCAGTTTCTCCAGATCCATCAATACATTGATCTGCCGTTGCAGACCGCCGGAGACCTGCACCGAGCCGACGCCTTCGGCGCGCTGGATGATCGGTGCAATGTCGTTATCCACAATGCGGCGCACCTCAAGCGGCGACAGGTTCTGCGTACTGGCGATGGCGAATGAAACGATCGGCACCGCGTTCGGGTCGAACTTCTGGAAGATCGGGTCGCGCACATCGCGTGGCAGCGTTGGGCGGATGGCATTCACCTTTTCGCGCACATCCTGCTCGGCGCGGTTGACGTCGGTACCCTCTTTGAATTCAAGTAAGATCAATGCCACTCCTTCACTGGCATTGGTGGTAATGTTCTCGATTCCCTCGATGGTGTTGACTGCGTCTTCAATCGGTTTGGCCACCTGATCGGCGACGCTTTCCGGACCGGCGCCAGGGTAGGGAACGGTGACTGCAATCACCGGCACCTCGAAATCGGGAAGGAGATTGACCGGCAACGAACGGAATGCCAGAATGCCGAACACGATTGTCAGCAGCATAAGCATGGTGACAAACACCGGCTGACGGATCGAGGTGTCGGAAATCGGCATGCCATTGAGCTTCTCTTCACGTCGTTGGATAGCCATGCACGTCTGCCTCCAGGTTATCGTATGAATGTCGCAGATATGGGTGTACAACAAGAACGCGGCGAAGGACATCGTCCCGACGCCTGCGCCGCGTTGCGCGTCGCGCCTTTACAACAAGACTACTATACAGTAAAATGTCTTTACGCGCAAGTAGGAATTTTGACCGGTTGGTAGGTTTTTTACTTCATCTCAACAATACGCACCGGTGCGCATGCTGGATGTCGCATAGAGGAGGATTATGACCCTGACACTTCGTGAGCGTCAGAAACAGGCGCTGCGTGAGGAAATCATGAACGCCGCCCAGGAACTGGTGGCGGAAAAGGGATACGGCGCCATGTCGATGGACGAACTGGCTGCCAGGGTTGGCATTTCCAAGCCAACGCTCTACGCTCATTTCGCCAACAAGGACGAACTGGTCATCGAGGCGGCGACACGCGAAATGAAGCAGATGATTGCGCTGATCGAGTCCCAGGCTGACCGGTCGCCCATGGATCAGTTATGTTTCATCATGCGCCAGATTCTGCAACGTCAGGTGCAGATGCATACGCTGGGCATCGGTCCGTGGCCTGAGAT
Encoded here:
- a CDS encoding efflux RND transporter periplasmic adaptor subunit, with product MKRDRVITGVVAGLTALVLAACGAQSAAPSPTVGAPTAVAPTVPVPTLVPLPTSQPIQLGVTGIGEVKSAQDANLSFQVQGTVAQVFVKEGDIVKKGDLLAILDTRAFDQQLEQAKAALANALAQEAALTEAPRQVDLNAARAAVAQAQAALEALQRGPKEQDIRMAEAALAAAEANLQATRDRLSFAKTQAEIQMEQAAAALTQAQARYAQAKYNWEYARDTGNDPIVPEVAAPNGQRVPNKLSDGQRENYYAQFVQAEAGLRQAEKALELAVKGAESARQAEVTGIRAAEAQVEQARLTLEKLRLPPDPDRLAAARAALAQARAQEARIVPDPRESQKAAARAAVEQAQAALTLAQINRERAELRAPFDGVISIVSIDPGDPSVTQGLPAIQIIDMSSLYVDVQISDTDIVRVREGQSAKVTVSSIPDREYTGKVEFIAPTATVQGLSRSYRVRIALDDITGLRAGMSARVDILE
- a CDS encoding efflux RND transporter permease subunit, coding for MAIQRREEKLNGMPISDTSIRQPVFVTMLMLLTIVFGILAFRSLPVNLLPDFEVPVIAVTVPYPGAGPESVADQVAKPIEDAVNTIEGIENITTNASEGVALILLEFKEGTDVNRAEQDVREKVNAIRPTLPRDVRDPIFQKFDPNAVPIVSFAIASTQNLSPLEVRRIVDNDIAPIIQRAEGVGSVQVSGGLQRQINVLMDLEKLRAYGILPVQITRSLQQANVNLGLGTINAGAQEINLRAPSLLQTPDDIARIQITGTPYRIGDVATIEDGVAEKKSFTRLNGVEAIIIDVRKQSGANTVAVADNAKAALERALGARSDLTYIVPRDASEAVRQSTISSLEELIYASVAALLVVMMFFSGVRNMLVTAAAPAAIALVGLVILPAIGIPVDKVLVLAIAIGLLVVLTFIRDRNTLVTMAGLPIILMGTFALMPLFGLSINLITLLALALCVGLVIDDAIVVRENIFRHTQRGETPRVAASKGTAEVALSVVAMTLTVVAVFVPVTFTSGTTGIIFKSFGITIAVAILLSLVEAFMFAPMLSANLFRRQKVQPHPHDEAHSHTGDVGRAARHLRGIDPNQADAGLLHEAEEDPGPLGRFYERILSWSLSSLRNRLIVIATAVIVLVLSVVVASGLKFSFFPQQDAGEFLVGFELPPGTALVETDRLARQAEEVLLADPDVESVISTVGFSGAPERAEFFVRLKDEVPTRAAEERLRPQLAFLPNLTFGLPSIGVPTSTGVTGRQLQLSLQTTEPVQNLAPLIEQIKAEMAAIPGVVDIDTSYRPGKPELRFVADPERIGDLGITNDEIAASVRALVNGDRATVLRQAGQDVDIVVRLRPEDRATPAALQNIAIPTRSGAVPLTSLGTIELASTPQTIRRYNKLNQVIIGANLQGRNLGEVQAELQQRLDAKGLIPPTVFAEFTGLAQQQTEGFESLLLAMLLSVIFVYMVLASQFGSFTQPLVIMVAMPFSFIGAFLALRLINIDLDITGMIGLIMLLGLVVKNSILLVDFTNRLRRAGLDKHAALELAGAIRLRPILMTTLSLVAGALPVAMGIHLVGTGEGGEFRKGLATVLIGGLMTSMLLTLLVVPTAYSLMESFTERVSTWFRRRFDPEGWAEEQAALAAESMVPVNGSAPAVALAVPNGGSVIAPPNHAAAGEPNGHEPVSSPPVRAEEQ
- a CDS encoding TetR/AcrR family transcriptional regulator, producing MTLTLRERQKQALREEIMNAAQELVAEKGYGAMSMDELAARVGISKPTLYAHFANKDELVIEAATREMKQMIALIESQADRSPMDQLCFIMRQILQRQVQMHTLGIGPWPEIFRLLCAHDEALGYMQRIGGDIVALVQQGIAEGEIDPALDPEAVVRAFFGLASALHKWYVAAPGPGDPQRAADSLVEIFMRGVRRSHDSAE